The following proteins are co-located in the Gordonia polyisoprenivorans genome:
- a CDS encoding stage II sporulation protein M: protein MDLDAYVSDKRPTWERLEQLTKRRRLSGAEADELIDTYQRVATHLSVIRSTAPDASLVGYLSALLAKARTRSAGVKESSWAIVGRYFGRTFPAALYAMRWWWLSVLIVSFVGMFAMTWWFLDHPSTETAFGSPADIQRLVDNDFANYYTENAATSFALRVWTNNFWLAATCIAFGVFGFPIVMVVWSNILNVAVTASIMIRHGRADVFFGLITPHGLLEMTCLFVSAGVGLRVFWSWIAPGPKTRMQSLAEQGRAAIGIALGLVVLLLITGLIEAFVTPSGLPTWARIGIGVFVWVGFFVYVFTAGRWAYNDGERGDIPDPDRGDAVPVAA from the coding sequence GTGGATCTCGATGCCTACGTGAGCGACAAGCGACCGACCTGGGAGCGGCTCGAGCAGCTCACCAAGCGCCGCAGGCTCTCCGGGGCGGAGGCCGACGAACTGATCGACACCTACCAGCGGGTGGCCACGCATCTCTCGGTCATCCGGTCCACCGCTCCCGACGCCTCCCTCGTCGGCTACCTCTCTGCGTTGTTGGCCAAGGCCCGGACCCGGTCTGCCGGTGTCAAGGAGAGCAGTTGGGCGATCGTCGGCCGCTACTTCGGTCGGACGTTCCCCGCGGCGTTGTATGCGATGCGCTGGTGGTGGCTCAGCGTTCTGATCGTGTCGTTCGTCGGGATGTTCGCGATGACGTGGTGGTTCCTGGACCATCCCAGCACCGAGACCGCGTTCGGCAGCCCGGCCGACATCCAACGACTCGTCGACAACGATTTCGCGAACTACTACACCGAGAACGCCGCGACGTCGTTCGCGTTGCGGGTGTGGACCAACAACTTCTGGCTCGCCGCCACCTGTATCGCATTCGGCGTCTTCGGTTTTCCGATTGTCATGGTGGTGTGGAGCAACATTCTCAACGTCGCGGTCACCGCGTCGATCATGATCCGGCACGGCCGCGCCGACGTGTTCTTCGGCTTGATCACCCCGCACGGACTGCTGGAGATGACCTGTCTGTTCGTCTCCGCCGGGGTGGGTCTACGGGTCTTCTGGTCATGGATCGCGCCCGGCCCGAAAACACGGATGCAGTCACTGGCCGAGCAGGGTCGCGCGGCGATCGGCATCGCGCTGGGATTGGTGGTCCTACTGCTGATCACCGGGCTCATCGAGGCGTTCGTGACGCCGTCGGGGTTACCCACCTGGGCACGTATCGGGATCGGCGTGTTCGTCTGGGTGGGTTTCTTCGTCTACGTGTTCACCGCAGGCCGGTGGGCCTACAACGACGGTGAGCGCGGCGACATCCCCGATCCCGATCGCGGGGACGCTGTGCCGGTCGCGGCCTGA
- a CDS encoding RDD family protein produces MWRMYPQQMTYPVRPYPPVTWGRGAVGTVGVGRDDQVSGEAVALDLPAASFGLRILSGVIDLILGYLVLILGIYLSFKLAYDVDDALFGACLTVSTVIAFAAVPTTWETLTRGKTLGHVILGLRTVRDDAGPIRFRHALTRAMIGVVEIYTFFGVPAMICAAVNRRNKRIGDLVAGTYVIRERFKITLPEPIPMPPPLAPWASTADIAALPDPLAVSVRQFLNRREGYNPAARSALAERLIFAIAPYVAPAPPPQAPAEDVLAAVMAARRERDTARLAREDRLRTRLLR; encoded by the coding sequence GTGTGGCGCATGTATCCGCAGCAGATGACCTATCCGGTGCGGCCGTATCCGCCGGTCACCTGGGGTCGGGGCGCGGTCGGCACGGTCGGCGTCGGTCGCGACGACCAGGTGTCGGGTGAGGCCGTCGCCCTCGACTTGCCTGCCGCCTCGTTCGGGCTGCGGATTCTGTCCGGGGTGATCGATCTGATCCTCGGTTACCTCGTGTTGATCCTCGGCATCTACCTGTCGTTCAAGCTGGCCTATGACGTCGACGACGCGTTGTTCGGCGCCTGCCTCACGGTGTCGACGGTGATCGCATTCGCCGCGGTGCCGACGACGTGGGAGACACTGACGCGTGGGAAAACCCTCGGGCACGTGATACTCGGGTTGCGGACCGTGCGCGACGACGCCGGCCCGATCCGATTCCGCCACGCCCTGACCCGGGCGATGATCGGCGTGGTCGAGATCTACACGTTCTTCGGTGTCCCGGCGATGATCTGCGCGGCGGTGAACCGCCGCAACAAACGCATCGGCGACCTCGTCGCCGGCACATACGTGATCCGCGAACGATTCAAGATCACGCTGCCCGAACCGATCCCGATGCCGCCGCCACTGGCCCCGTGGGCGAGCACAGCCGACATCGCCGCTCTCCCGGACCCGTTGGCGGTGTCGGTACGGCAGTTCCTGAATCGTCGTGAGGGCTACAATCCGGCGGCGCGCTCGGCTCTCGCGGAGCGTCTGATCTTCGCGATCGCGCCGTACGTCGCGCCCGCTCCTCCGCCGCAGGCGCCGGCCGAGGATGTCCTCGCCGCAGTCATGGCAGCACGACGCGAACGCGACACCGCACGGCTGGCCCGCGAGGACCGGCTGCGAACACGTTTGCTGCGCTGA
- a CDS encoding acyl-CoA dehydrogenase family protein, whose protein sequence is MAINLELPKKFDSAVEQAHLAAEHIFRPVSRKYDKAEHEYPKELDDLGALAKKAREAAKESDKSGGTDADAGTVNGANIRGVLHGVEMGWGDVALMLSIPYQGLGNAAISAVATPEQLEKFSGVWAAMAITEPSFGSDSAAVSTTATRDGDDYVINGEKIFVTAGSRADHVVVWATVDKSAGRAAIKSFVVPLDADGVSVVRLEHKLGIKASDTAVLRFENARVPAENLLGSREVETKKAFAGVMQTFDNTRPVVAAMAVGLGRAALEELRSLLGDAGHTIDYDAPAATQHAAVAEFIRLESDWEASWLLAVRAAWMADNKEPNSTEASMSKAKAGRTVTDITNKAVELGATAAFSETMLLEKWARDAKILDIFEGTQQIQQLIIARRILGKSSADLK, encoded by the coding sequence ATGGCGATCAATCTGGAGCTCCCGAAGAAGTTCGATTCGGCGGTCGAGCAAGCCCACCTCGCGGCCGAGCACATCTTCCGACCGGTCTCGCGCAAGTACGACAAGGCCGAGCACGAATACCCCAAGGAACTCGACGACCTCGGCGCACTCGCCAAGAAGGCGCGCGAGGCGGCCAAGGAGTCGGACAAGTCGGGTGGAACCGATGCCGATGCGGGCACCGTCAACGGCGCCAACATCCGTGGCGTGCTGCACGGCGTCGAGATGGGTTGGGGCGACGTCGCCCTGATGCTGTCCATCCCGTACCAGGGATTGGGCAACGCCGCGATCTCCGCGGTGGCCACGCCGGAACAACTCGAGAAGTTCTCCGGTGTCTGGGCGGCGATGGCGATCACCGAACCGAGCTTCGGCTCCGACTCGGCGGCCGTGTCGACGACGGCCACACGCGACGGCGACGACTACGTCATCAACGGCGAGAAGATCTTCGTCACCGCCGGCTCCCGCGCCGACCATGTGGTCGTCTGGGCGACCGTCGACAAGAGTGCCGGCCGCGCCGCGATCAAGAGCTTCGTCGTGCCCCTCGACGCCGACGGCGTGAGCGTGGTGCGTCTCGAGCACAAGCTGGGCATCAAGGCCTCCGACACCGCGGTCCTGCGGTTCGAGAACGCGCGTGTGCCCGCCGAAAACCTGCTCGGCTCACGGGAAGTGGAGACCAAGAAGGCCTTCGCCGGGGTCATGCAGACCTTCGACAACACCCGCCCGGTGGTCGCCGCGATGGCCGTGGGACTCGGCCGGGCCGCGCTCGAAGAACTGCGCAGCCTGCTCGGCGACGCCGGCCACACCATCGACTACGACGCCCCCGCGGCCACCCAGCATGCTGCGGTCGCCGAGTTCATCCGGCTCGAATCCGATTGGGAGGCTTCCTGGTTGCTCGCGGTCCGGGCGGCCTGGATGGCCGACAACAAGGAGCCCAACTCCACCGAGGCGTCGATGTCGAAGGCCAAGGCGGGCCGCACCGTCACCGACATCACCAACAAGGCGGTGGAACTCGGTGCGACCGCGGCATTCTCGGAGACCATGCTGCTCGAGAAGTGGGCTCGCGACGCCAAGATCCTCGACATCTTCGAGGGCACGCAGCAGATCCAGCAGCTGATCATCGCCCGCCGCATCCTCGGAAAGTCCAGCGCCGACCTCAAATGA
- a CDS encoding TfoX/Sxy family protein has protein sequence MAYDDELAFRIRALLSGESNVDEKPMFGGLAFLINGNMALAASSRGGLMVRVPPEQTEVLLEYPHTEPMIMSGRETRGWLRVGGEGVRTERQLSRWVTLGSDYARKLPAKY, from the coding sequence GTGGCCTACGACGATGAACTCGCGTTTCGGATCCGCGCATTGCTCAGCGGTGAGAGCAACGTGGACGAGAAGCCGATGTTCGGCGGTCTCGCGTTCCTCATCAACGGCAACATGGCGTTGGCGGCGAGTTCCCGCGGTGGACTCATGGTGCGGGTCCCGCCCGAGCAGACCGAGGTACTCCTGGAGTATCCGCACACCGAGCCGATGATCATGTCCGGCCGCGAGACACGCGGCTGGCTCCGCGTCGGCGGCGAGGGCGTGCGCACCGAGCGCCAGTTGAGCCGATGGGTGACCCTAGGATCGGATTACGCCCGCAAACTCCCGGCGAAGTACTGA
- a CDS encoding SDR family oxidoreductase yields MSICGNALVIGARGVIGGNLAEHLAGTGNWDVVGISRRGGEDGPRVRHERADLLDLDSTRAAIGRAAETTHLFYAAYQDRPNWSDLVEPNVTMLRNVLDSADLLPALEHVSLMQGYKVYGAHLGPFATPARESDPPHMPPEFNVDQQQLLERRQRGQSWSWSAIRPSVVAGVTVGNPMNIAMVLAVYASISKELGIPLRFPGKPGAYSSLIEMTDAGLLARATEWAATTPSAANEAFNITNGDMFRWQRMWSVVADFFDIPVADPLPMSLSEVMADKQQVWDAMVAEYELEPTPYEDVSSWQFGDFVFGWDYDVIADTSKSRRAGFHDYVETDAMFTRIFEQLRERRLIP; encoded by the coding sequence ATGTCGATATGTGGGAACGCTCTGGTCATCGGTGCACGAGGGGTCATCGGAGGCAACCTGGCCGAGCACCTGGCAGGCACGGGCAACTGGGATGTGGTCGGGATATCACGACGTGGCGGAGAGGATGGGCCGCGCGTACGCCACGAGCGCGCAGATCTCCTCGATCTCGACTCCACGCGGGCCGCGATCGGTCGTGCCGCGGAGACGACGCATCTGTTCTACGCCGCCTACCAGGACCGTCCGAACTGGTCGGACCTCGTCGAACCGAACGTGACGATGCTGCGCAACGTCCTGGATTCGGCGGATCTCCTACCCGCCTTGGAGCACGTCAGCCTGATGCAGGGCTACAAGGTCTACGGGGCCCATCTCGGTCCGTTCGCGACCCCGGCCAGGGAGAGCGATCCGCCGCACATGCCGCCCGAGTTCAATGTCGATCAGCAACAATTGCTCGAGCGACGGCAGCGGGGACAGAGCTGGTCGTGGTCGGCGATCCGCCCGTCGGTCGTTGCGGGAGTCACCGTGGGCAATCCGATGAATATCGCGATGGTGCTCGCCGTGTACGCGTCGATCAGCAAGGAACTCGGAATCCCACTGCGCTTTCCCGGCAAGCCGGGTGCCTACTCCAGCCTCATCGAAATGACCGACGCGGGCCTGCTCGCGCGCGCCACCGAATGGGCGGCGACGACTCCGTCGGCCGCCAACGAGGCCTTCAACATCACCAACGGCGACATGTTCCGGTGGCAGCGCATGTGGTCGGTGGTCGCCGACTTCTTCGACATCCCGGTCGCGGATCCGTTGCCCATGTCGTTGTCCGAGGTGATGGCCGACAAGCAGCAGGTATGGGACGCGATGGTCGCCGAGTACGAACTCGAGCCCACCCCCTACGAGGACGTCTCCTCCTGGCAATTCGGCGATTTCGTGTTCGGCTGGGACTACGACGTGATCGCTGATACCTCCAAGAGCCGACGCGCCGGTTTCCACGACTACGTCGAGACCGACGCGATGTTCACCAGGATCTTCGAGCAACTCCGGGAGCGCAGGCTCATCCCCTAG
- a CDS encoding ArsR/SmtB family transcription factor, with amino-acid sequence MSSSESVDTDEWVVTALKAIAHPQRLAIMRWLRDPESFPPQLEPASEVGVCLKHIQARMGASQSTVSQYVAVLQRADLVHCTKIGQWSHYRRNEDALARLNQLLPEII; translated from the coding sequence ATGAGCAGCAGTGAGTCGGTCGACACCGACGAGTGGGTGGTCACCGCCCTCAAGGCGATCGCACATCCACAGCGGCTGGCCATCATGCGGTGGCTGCGCGACCCGGAGAGTTTCCCGCCGCAACTCGAACCCGCAAGCGAAGTGGGCGTGTGCCTCAAGCACATTCAAGCTCGGATGGGCGCATCCCAGTCGACCGTCTCGCAATATGTGGCGGTCTTGCAGCGCGCAGACCTCGTGCACTGCACCAAGATCGGCCAGTGGTCACACTATCGACGCAATGAGGATGCCCTCGCACGCCTCAATCAACTTCTGCCCGAGATCATCTGA
- a CDS encoding TetR family transcriptional regulator, translated as MREASAGGRGRPEQRDRLIAGAVEYASIHGLGALSLRPLAAHLDTSDRMLLYYFGSRDEIIRSICDHLTADLQALLTTTVVSRRLSPAELLERAWAVMSDQRLRPSLVIYLEIDVYAARGTEPFVAAAHAATAAWLEWLTCHLDTPIDERDAAAAALLAIVDGLLLQAAVAPTAPTADAHQWLARLLAGRWESESTGSGPRRPSR; from the coding sequence ATGAGGGAAGCCAGTGCTGGCGGGCGTGGGCGCCCTGAGCAGCGGGACCGATTGATCGCAGGCGCAGTGGAGTACGCCTCCATCCACGGGCTCGGGGCTCTGTCGTTGCGTCCGCTTGCTGCTCACCTGGACACCAGCGATCGAATGCTGCTGTACTACTTCGGTTCTCGCGATGAGATCATCCGGTCGATCTGTGATCACCTCACAGCCGACCTTCAGGCTCTGCTCACGACCACAGTCGTGTCCCGACGGCTGTCACCGGCGGAACTACTCGAGCGCGCCTGGGCAGTCATGTCAGATCAGCGGCTGCGTCCATCTCTGGTGATCTATCTCGAGATCGATGTCTATGCCGCCCGCGGCACGGAGCCGTTCGTCGCGGCCGCTCATGCCGCTACCGCCGCGTGGCTCGAGTGGTTGACGTGTCACCTGGATACCCCAATCGATGAAAGGGATGCCGCCGCGGCAGCACTGCTCGCCATCGTCGACGGCCTACTGCTGCAGGCCGCGGTCGCCCCGACCGCCCCGACCGCTGATGCCCACCAGTGGCTTGCTCGGCTGCTCGCCGGGCGGTGGGAATCGGAGAGCACTGGTTCCGGGCCTCGGAGGCCGTCTCGCTAA
- a CDS encoding DUF2834 domain-containing protein yields the protein MQWSRTERVYLLALAGGIVGPLVALAPWVAHNGLDLPLFVRELFATGVSSYFAVDVIIAVLILVTAAVLDDRLPRRSRILVGVVSLLGASAGLPAYLLLRARAQRLTAEKGSHRRTTERC from the coding sequence ATGCAGTGGTCGAGAACTGAACGTGTCTACTTGCTGGCCCTCGCCGGTGGAATAGTCGGCCCACTGGTCGCGCTCGCACCGTGGGTCGCACACAACGGTCTGGACCTACCGCTGTTTGTCCGCGAGCTCTTCGCAACGGGCGTCAGCAGCTACTTCGCCGTGGATGTCATCATCGCGGTGCTGATCCTCGTCACTGCCGCGGTGCTCGATGACCGGTTGCCGCGCAGGTCCCGGATCCTCGTCGGCGTCGTGTCGCTGTTGGGGGCCTCGGCCGGCCTGCCCGCCTACCTTCTGCTCCGAGCTCGGGCGCAGCGCCTCACAGCCGAGAAGGGCTCGCACCGCCGTACTACGGAACGATGTTGA
- the leuS gene encoding leucine--tRNA ligase: MTSADTSTPPAQGTHRYTAELAGQIEQRWQRNWSDRHAFEAPNPVGPLAGDLSAFGGGAPDSPEKVFVQDMFPYPSGAGLHVGHPLGFIASDVFARYQRMIGRNVLHTMGFDSFGLPAEQYAVQTGTHPRTTTEANIERYLGQIRRLGLGHDERRRVATTDVDFYRWTQWIFLQIYNAFYDTEQRKARPVSELIAEFDSGARTLDGHDKFDGRDWADLSTAERNEVVDSYRLVYQSDSLVNWCPGLGTVLANEEVTADGRSDRGNFPVFRKHLRQWMMRITAYSDRLLDDLDDLDWPEKVKTMQRNWIGRSRGAQVRFAAGGATIEVFTTRPDTLFGATYMVLSPEHPLVDELTADAWPDGTDPRWTGGGADTPAAAIAAYRAAIAAKSDLERQENKEKTGVFTGTYATNPVDGREIPVFIADYVLMGYGTGAIMAVPAHDGRDHEFATVFGLPILEVIGSEQGVATEPFVGDGPLVNSGFLDGLRVDEAKAAIIAWLEERRAGEGTIQYKLRDWLFARQRYWGEPFPIVYDADGQAHALPESMLPVELPEVDDYAPVSFDPEDSGSEPSPPLAKATEWMTVELDLGDGLQTYTRDANVMPQWAGSSWYQLRYIDPTNDETLCAKENEAYWMGPRPALHGPNDPGGLDLYIGGVEHAVLHLLYSRFWHKVLFDLGYVTSREPYRKLFNQGMIQAYAYTDSRGIYVPAEEVTERDGKFFYNGDEVSQEYGKMGKSLKNSVTPDDIAADYGADTLRLYEMYMGPLDQSRPWATKDVVGLQRFLQRVWRLVVDEETGTVRVTDAELDDVTKRLLHTTIAEVREEFAGLRFNIAVAALIKLTNHLTKQFEGGAPRAAVEPLVTMLAPLAPHIAEELWHRLGHGELLVRGPFPDADQQWLVADTVEIAVQVKGKVKSRITVAADADDATLREVALADEKIVALLDGEPRKVIIVPGRLVNIVP, from the coding sequence TATCCCTCGGGTGCGGGTCTGCACGTCGGACATCCCTTGGGGTTCATCGCCAGCGACGTGTTCGCCCGGTATCAGCGGATGATCGGCCGCAACGTCCTGCACACGATGGGTTTCGACTCCTTCGGCCTGCCCGCCGAGCAGTACGCGGTGCAGACCGGTACCCATCCGCGTACCACCACCGAGGCCAACATCGAGCGCTACCTCGGGCAGATCCGTCGGCTCGGACTCGGCCACGACGAACGACGACGCGTGGCCACCACCGACGTGGACTTCTATCGCTGGACGCAGTGGATCTTTCTGCAGATCTACAACGCCTTCTACGACACCGAGCAGCGCAAGGCGCGGCCGGTCTCCGAGCTGATCGCCGAATTCGATTCGGGTGCACGCACTCTCGATGGTCACGACAAGTTCGACGGACGGGACTGGGCCGACCTGTCAACGGCCGAGCGCAACGAGGTCGTCGACTCCTATCGTCTGGTGTATCAGAGTGATTCGCTGGTGAACTGGTGTCCCGGGCTGGGTACAGTGCTCGCCAACGAGGAGGTCACCGCCGACGGTCGCAGCGACCGCGGCAACTTTCCGGTGTTCCGTAAGCACTTGCGGCAGTGGATGATGCGCATCACCGCCTACTCCGACCGCCTGCTCGATGACCTCGACGACCTGGATTGGCCGGAGAAGGTCAAGACGATGCAGCGCAACTGGATCGGGCGTTCGCGGGGTGCGCAGGTCCGCTTTGCCGCCGGCGGCGCGACGATCGAGGTCTTCACCACCCGCCCCGACACGCTGTTCGGCGCCACCTACATGGTGCTCTCGCCCGAGCATCCGCTGGTCGACGAGCTCACCGCCGACGCCTGGCCCGACGGCACCGATCCCCGATGGACCGGTGGCGGTGCCGACACCCCGGCCGCCGCCATCGCGGCCTACCGCGCCGCGATCGCCGCCAAGTCGGATCTCGAGCGGCAGGAGAACAAGGAGAAGACCGGCGTCTTCACCGGCACCTACGCCACCAATCCCGTGGACGGGCGCGAGATCCCGGTGTTCATCGCCGACTACGTGCTGATGGGCTACGGCACCGGGGCGATCATGGCGGTGCCCGCTCACGACGGTCGTGACCATGAGTTCGCCACCGTCTTCGGCCTGCCCATCCTGGAGGTCATCGGATCCGAGCAGGGGGTGGCCACCGAGCCGTTCGTCGGCGATGGTCCGCTGGTCAATTCCGGTTTCCTCGACGGTTTGCGCGTCGACGAGGCCAAGGCCGCGATCATCGCGTGGCTCGAGGAGCGCCGCGCCGGCGAGGGTACCATCCAGTACAAGCTGCGCGACTGGCTCTTCGCTCGCCAGCGGTATTGGGGCGAACCGTTCCCGATCGTCTACGACGCCGACGGTCAGGCCCACGCGTTGCCGGAATCGATGCTGCCGGTGGAACTCCCGGAAGTCGACGACTACGCGCCGGTGTCCTTCGACCCGGAGGATTCCGGGTCCGAGCCGTCGCCGCCGCTGGCCAAGGCGACCGAGTGGATGACCGTCGAACTCGATCTCGGTGACGGTCTGCAGACCTACACCCGTGACGCCAACGTGATGCCGCAGTGGGCGGGCAGCTCGTGGTATCAGCTGCGCTACATCGATCCCACCAACGACGAGACGTTGTGCGCCAAGGAGAACGAGGCCTATTGGATGGGCCCGCGGCCGGCGCTGCACGGGCCGAACGATCCCGGCGGCCTCGACCTCTACATCGGTGGCGTCGAGCATGCCGTGCTGCACCTGCTGTATTCGCGCTTCTGGCACAAGGTCCTCTTCGATCTCGGTTATGTGACCAGCCGGGAGCCGTACCGAAAGCTGTTCAATCAGGGCATGATCCAGGCCTACGCCTACACCGACTCGCGCGGCATCTACGTGCCCGCCGAGGAGGTGACCGAGCGTGACGGGAAGTTCTTCTACAACGGCGACGAGGTCTCCCAGGAATACGGGAAGATGGGGAAGTCGCTGAAGAATTCGGTGACCCCCGATGACATCGCCGCCGACTACGGCGCCGACACCCTGCGTCTCTACGAGATGTACATGGGGCCGCTCGACCAGTCTCGCCCGTGGGCCACCAAAGATGTTGTGGGACTGCAACGATTCCTGCAGCGGGTGTGGCGTCTGGTGGTCGACGAGGAGACCGGCACGGTGCGGGTCACCGACGCCGAGCTCGACGACGTGACGAAGCGGTTGCTGCACACGACGATCGCCGAGGTGCGCGAGGAGTTCGCCGGTCTGCGCTTCAACATCGCGGTCGCGGCGCTGATCAAACTCACCAATCACCTCACCAAGCAGTTCGAGGGTGGTGCCCCGCGCGCCGCCGTGGAGCCGCTGGTCACCATGCTCGCCCCGCTGGCCCCGCACATCGCCGAGGAACTCTGGCACCGCCTGGGTCACGGTGAACTGCTGGTGCGCGGGCCCTTCCCGGACGCCGACCAGCAGTGGCTCGTCGCCGACACCGTCGAGATCGCCGTGCAGGTGAAGGGAAAGGTCAAGAGCCGCATCACCGTTGCCGCCGATGCCGACGATGCGACGCTGCGCGAGGTGGCGCTGGCCGACGAGAAGATCGTCGCCCTGCTCGACGGGGAACCCCGCAAGGTGATCATCGTACCGGGACGATTGGTCAACATCGTTCCGTAG